From the Chitinophaga lutea genome, one window contains:
- a CDS encoding RagB/SusD family nutrient uptake outer membrane protein, producing the protein MMKRILICLLLAASTMSACNKFLETEPEDFVTPENYYNTEADLRRALNGVYNRLIDNFGRMYSRGLFTYLSISDEFFFKSITINNIRVMEFDAGQLDIGRFWETAYQGIDRANLLLENINKPKMDETKRNVIKGEALFLRGYYYFLLVDNFGGVPLKLVSTKSPNEAFLPRSTVKEVYTQILKDMLEAEKLVSDINGYTYNETVTQTAVQAILARVYLTMAGEPLKETARYKDALEYADKVINSGRHSLSPDYKQIFINHSQDKYDLQECIWEVGMYGNQLGNAQLAGAVGIENGLECPDDKIGYSGGSVHPTARLFSLYAATDLRRDWAIAPYRYVTTNGVTTKSNYTAAQIYDRTCGKWRREYEMSTPKNRSYNSTNFPVIRYADVLLMKAEAENEVNGPSAAAYNALNMVRRRGYGKPLGTPDAAVDAPAGMDKAAFLAYIQDERARELSFEAMRKHDLIRWGLYLSKMQSLAAEITATAPSGLKYAANAAKNITPRNLVFPIPNTELTVNRLIVQNPNW; encoded by the coding sequence GAACGGGGTGTACAACCGGCTGATCGACAACTTCGGGCGCATGTATTCCCGTGGCCTGTTTACCTACCTGTCTATCAGCGATGAGTTCTTCTTCAAAAGCATCACTATCAACAACATCCGCGTGATGGAATTCGACGCGGGCCAGCTGGACATCGGGCGTTTCTGGGAAACGGCCTACCAGGGCATCGACCGGGCGAACCTCCTGCTCGAGAACATCAACAAGCCGAAGATGGACGAAACCAAACGGAATGTCATCAAAGGGGAAGCGCTGTTCCTGCGAGGGTATTATTATTTCCTGCTGGTGGACAACTTTGGCGGTGTACCGCTGAAACTCGTGTCTACCAAATCACCGAATGAGGCCTTCCTGCCCCGCTCCACCGTGAAGGAAGTATACACCCAGATCCTGAAAGACATGCTGGAAGCGGAGAAACTCGTGAGCGACATCAACGGGTATACTTACAACGAAACCGTTACCCAAACCGCCGTACAGGCCATCCTGGCGAGGGTGTACCTCACCATGGCAGGGGAGCCGCTGAAGGAAACAGCGCGTTACAAGGATGCGCTGGAATATGCCGACAAGGTGATCAATTCCGGCCGCCATTCCCTCAGCCCGGACTACAAACAGATTTTTATCAATCACTCGCAGGATAAATACGACTTGCAGGAGTGCATCTGGGAAGTGGGCATGTATGGCAACCAGCTGGGCAATGCGCAACTGGCCGGCGCCGTGGGTATCGAGAACGGCCTGGAATGCCCGGACGACAAGATCGGGTATAGCGGCGGCAGCGTGCATCCCACCGCGCGGCTGTTCAGTCTCTATGCCGCTACGGATCTGCGCCGCGACTGGGCCATCGCACCTTACCGCTATGTCACCACCAACGGCGTAACCACCAAATCGAACTACACCGCCGCGCAGATCTATGATCGCACCTGCGGGAAATGGCGCCGGGAATATGAAATGTCCACGCCGAAAAACCGGAGCTACAACTCCACCAACTTCCCCGTTATCCGTTATGCGGATGTGCTGCTGATGAAGGCGGAAGCCGAGAATGAAGTGAACGGGCCCAGCGCTGCGGCTTACAACGCGTTGAACATGGTGAGAAGAAGGGGCTACGGCAAGCCGCTGGGCACACCGGATGCCGCGGTGGATGCGCCGGCAGGCATGGATAAAGCGGCGTTCCTCGCGTACATCCAGGATGAGCGCGCCCGTGAGCTGTCGTTTGAAGCCATGCGCAAACACGACCTGATCCGCTGGGGGCTCTATTTGTCCAAAATGCAGTCGCTTGCCGCGGAAATCACCGCCACAGCGCCTTCCGGCCTCAAATATGCAGCCAATGCCGCTAAAAATATCACGCCCAGGAACCTGGTGTTCCCTATTCCTAACACAGAACTGACGGTGAACCGCCTGATCGTTCAAAATCCGAACTGGTAA
- a CDS encoding DUF5017 domain-containing protein, translated as MRKVFYTLAAAMLLAACKKDKVSMPDFQVHTSSLTYKVGDTVKFIFTGNPDNISFFSGEPGRNYEFRKRTSAANDLRIEFGSWVQFGVIYPNLQLLVSNNYNGKATAADIQAATWTDISSRAKFSTGADNTPSGLLSLKEFARPQKDSAMVYVAFRYTDTKKTQGQNRWVIRTFSATNVSDDGVVTPLAVMATGGWQQVDFKNPAAVWSITTAQLLMFGGNATADDNEDWVISKGFNPWQIAPDAGAGLKNVSGVMNEYAYVYKKPGTYKVVFDASNVRYNGEKRLTREVTLTITP; from the coding sequence ATGCGTAAGGTATTCTATACACTGGCTGCGGCCATGCTGCTGGCGGCCTGTAAAAAAGACAAAGTGTCGATGCCCGACTTCCAGGTGCACACCAGCTCCCTGACTTACAAAGTGGGCGACACGGTAAAATTCATCTTCACGGGCAACCCGGACAACATCTCGTTCTTTTCCGGCGAACCGGGCCGCAATTACGAGTTCCGGAAACGCACCAGCGCCGCGAACGACCTCCGGATTGAATTCGGCAGTTGGGTGCAGTTCGGGGTGATCTATCCCAACCTGCAACTGCTCGTATCCAACAACTACAACGGTAAAGCCACGGCGGCCGACATTCAGGCGGCTACGTGGACGGATATCAGCAGTCGCGCCAAATTCTCCACCGGCGCAGACAATACGCCTTCCGGCCTCCTGAGCCTGAAAGAGTTTGCGCGGCCGCAAAAGGATTCCGCCATGGTTTACGTGGCGTTTCGTTACACCGATACCAAAAAAACACAGGGGCAAAACCGCTGGGTGATACGTACCTTCAGTGCCACGAACGTGTCTGACGACGGCGTGGTGACCCCGCTGGCCGTGATGGCCACGGGCGGCTGGCAGCAGGTGGATTTTAAGAATCCTGCGGCCGTATGGAGCATCACCACGGCGCAGCTGCTGATGTTCGGCGGCAACGCTACGGCTGACGACAATGAAGACTGGGTGATCAGCAAGGGTTTCAATCCCTGGCAGATCGCGCCCGATGCAGGAGCGGGGCTGAAAAACGTGAGCGGCGTGATGAATGAATACGCCTACGTGTACAAGAAACCCGGCACCTATAAAGTTGTATTCGATGCGTCGAACGTGCGGTACAACGGCGAAAAACGCCTGACCCGCGAAGTTACATTAACCATTACACCATAG
- a CDS encoding sodium:solute symporter family protein, with product MNVAIDTSVIVVFSVFIMLVGFSFSRTGRNLKSFFAAGEAVPWFIGGLSLFMSFFSAGTFVAWGSIAYKYGWVAVTIQWTMCIGGLVTGLYIAPKWKATGNLTAAEFIRERLGAGVQQSYIYIFMLVSLLIKGSVLYSVAKLVSSSLGFPLMPSTVVLGLFMIAYTAVGGLWAVMVTDILQFVILTAAVLIIIPLAFDAAGGLDQFLHFSPEGFFSVVNGEYTWGFILAFALYHIFYIGGNWTFVQRYTSVDTPKSASKVAYLFAGLYIISPVLWMLPPMLYKLINPSLQGLDAENAYLMVCKHVLPAGLMGLILTGMYFSTSASANTALNVVSAVFTNDIYKGRINPGASDKKLMFVARLSSWFFGLGMIGIALIVPYIGGIVEFTLSIGAITGGPLLAPPIWALFSKRLNGRATLLITIISLAANLLFKIILPFTSDIRLSRADEMLVGVGLPFLMLVAYEIYARMRGSISEEYLHLQQVRAERKIERLAPDPEEALAIHQQNIFGLKVIAFSLAFIALLLYVLCFFAAGSAVLVAVIATVILLLALIPLRASRKKAA from the coding sequence ATGAATGTTGCGATTGATACGTCGGTAATTGTTGTTTTCTCGGTATTTATCATGCTGGTGGGTTTTTCTTTTTCAAGAACGGGCCGTAACCTGAAATCGTTTTTTGCAGCGGGAGAGGCGGTGCCCTGGTTTATCGGCGGCCTTTCCCTGTTTATGAGCTTTTTCTCCGCAGGCACCTTCGTGGCCTGGGGCTCCATTGCCTACAAATACGGCTGGGTGGCGGTCACCATTCAATGGACGATGTGCATCGGCGGCCTGGTAACGGGTCTCTACATCGCACCGAAATGGAAGGCCACGGGCAACCTCACCGCCGCGGAGTTTATCCGCGAACGGCTGGGCGCCGGCGTACAGCAATCGTACATCTATATCTTTATGCTGGTGTCGCTGCTGATCAAAGGATCCGTGTTGTATTCCGTGGCCAAGCTCGTGAGCTCTTCACTCGGTTTTCCGCTCATGCCGAGCACCGTGGTGCTGGGCCTCTTCATGATCGCCTACACCGCCGTGGGCGGGCTGTGGGCGGTGATGGTGACAGACATCCTGCAATTCGTGATACTGACCGCCGCCGTATTGATCATCATTCCCCTCGCATTCGACGCCGCGGGCGGGCTGGACCAGTTCCTCCACTTTTCGCCGGAAGGTTTTTTCAGCGTGGTGAACGGGGAGTATACCTGGGGTTTCATTTTAGCCTTTGCGTTATACCATATTTTTTACATCGGCGGCAACTGGACGTTCGTGCAGCGCTATACCAGCGTGGACACGCCAAAGTCGGCTTCCAAAGTGGCTTACCTCTTCGCCGGGCTGTATATCATCAGTCCCGTTTTATGGATGCTGCCGCCCATGCTGTATAAACTGATCAATCCTTCACTGCAGGGGCTGGATGCGGAAAACGCCTACCTGATGGTGTGCAAGCATGTGCTGCCGGCGGGATTGATGGGATTGATCCTGACGGGCATGTATTTTTCCACGTCCGCTTCCGCCAATACGGCGTTGAATGTAGTGTCCGCGGTATTCACCAACGATATTTACAAAGGCCGCATCAACCCCGGCGCTTCCGATAAAAAACTGATGTTCGTGGCCCGTTTATCGTCGTGGTTCTTCGGGCTGGGCATGATCGGGATTGCACTGATCGTACCGTATATCGGCGGCATCGTGGAGTTTACCCTGAGCATCGGCGCCATTACCGGCGGACCATTGCTGGCGCCGCCCATCTGGGCGCTGTTCTCCAAACGGCTGAACGGCAGGGCCACGTTGCTGATCACCATCATCAGCCTGGCGGCGAATTTATTATTCAAGATCATTTTACCGTTCACGTCCGACATCAGGCTCAGCCGAGCCGATGAAATGCTGGTAGGCGTGGGGCTGCCGTTTTTAATGCTGGTGGCCTACGAAATTTACGCCCGCATGCGCGGCTCCATCAGCGAAGAATACCTGCACCTGCAGCAGGTGCGGGCCGAAAGGAAAATCGAGCGGCTTGCGCCCGATCCGGAAGAAGCGCTGGCCATTCACCAGCAGAATATTTTCGGGTTGAAAGTGATCGCTTTCTCGCTGGCGTTTATTGCCCTGCTGCTATATGTGCTTTGTTTCTTCGCCGCCGGCAGCGCCGTGCTGGTAGCGGTGATTGCGACGGTTATTCTTTTACTGGCGCTCATCCCGCTGAGGGCTTCACGGAAAAAGGCAGCTTGA
- a CDS encoding glycerophosphoryl diester phosphodiesterase, with amino-acid sequence MRSTKQLIASAAGRRLFALLALVLTGWTASAQITVESRGVQLRWEHSEKGYQLKGLAVKQGGRWLPLPHTSGEYTVLYSAEKPSATEPIPVYDAKGAQIDFPEKKYHYVIPLWKELTSPVQLNTAGEAWHFYPSAARDVHSRAQVFSAENNRAEITAMWMLDTLYSTDVQVRITLKAKADGYFSVATPTLAVYPENSFAWAGIPGYYQSNFIEKDFVKAAVYMQGIPEKPLLVRERAASTLSPFIEGKNRVTMAVIPEPGTGRDPWATNTKTQDAWRLGLSLMNRKGQLSPTLYHPVLGQEGSALKKGETVEFSFRYSLQPANWYTVYKHAINDIYRFPDFLALKETRRSLTDRILAMHQYVISDSTSLWRTEDFNGMKIGAQAYLGGVYGSEKDAMKNSDYGAMWMLASITNDPVLKETRLPFARNFKLQQQTTTGGFFRGAAAGQYYLSKSKRFTEEWGPYVEPIGTTYYVLMDAGNILLFNPADTAMKHVLTAAADRLLGWMGSSGNWQVAYDHATQAPMFREVEDLRPTFYGLLIAYKILKQPKYLAAAKKGADWYIQHAVDKGSFLGVCGDTRFVPDFATGQSVQALLELFELTGQEKYRAAAIKTARFYTTSVYTHPIPDNAVKTVNGVERKDWEISQAGLSFEHGGTFGSANKRGPILLASHAGLFVRMFTITKDSLFLHMARAAALGRDAFVDPATGVASYYWDVMNKGAGPYPHHAWWQIGWITDYLLAEAELRSGGKVKFPRGFITPKVGPHQSYGFAPGMVNGTPAQLMLRQGLLQTDSPYLDYYCAISEKQKKLFFILLNNHHQALRTTVKAHYAAVPVTPANAATDIAVHIKPYGIQVVEINLR; translated from the coding sequence GTGCGTAGCACCAAACAGCTGATTGCATCGGCAGCAGGGCGGAGATTATTCGCCCTGTTGGCATTGGTATTGACAGGATGGACTGCCTCGGCACAGATCACTGTGGAAAGCAGGGGTGTGCAATTACGCTGGGAACATTCGGAGAAGGGGTACCAGCTGAAAGGCCTCGCCGTGAAGCAGGGCGGCCGCTGGTTGCCGTTGCCGCATACGAGCGGCGAATATACCGTGTTGTATTCGGCAGAGAAACCATCTGCCACGGAGCCCATCCCGGTATATGATGCCAAAGGAGCACAGATCGATTTCCCCGAAAAAAAATATCATTACGTCATTCCCCTCTGGAAGGAGCTCACCAGTCCGGTGCAGCTCAATACCGCCGGTGAGGCCTGGCATTTTTATCCTTCTGCGGCCAGGGACGTTCATTCCCGCGCACAGGTGTTTTCTGCGGAAAACAATCGCGCGGAAATCACCGCTATGTGGATGCTGGACACGCTGTATTCTACAGATGTGCAAGTACGGATTACGCTCAAAGCGAAGGCCGACGGCTATTTTTCCGTGGCCACCCCCACGCTGGCGGTTTACCCGGAAAACAGTTTCGCCTGGGCCGGTATTCCCGGTTATTACCAGAGCAACTTTATAGAGAAAGATTTTGTGAAGGCGGCGGTGTATATGCAGGGTATCCCTGAAAAACCGTTGCTTGTGCGGGAAAGGGCGGCGTCTACGCTGTCGCCTTTTATCGAAGGCAAGAACCGTGTAACCATGGCCGTTATCCCGGAACCGGGCACCGGCCGCGATCCCTGGGCTACCAATACCAAAACGCAGGACGCCTGGCGGTTGGGGCTTTCCCTGATGAACCGCAAAGGGCAGCTGTCGCCCACGCTCTACCATCCCGTGCTGGGGCAGGAAGGGTCTGCTTTGAAGAAGGGTGAAACGGTGGAGTTTTCTTTCCGTTATTCCCTGCAGCCCGCCAATTGGTACACCGTATACAAACATGCCATCAACGACATTTACCGCTTCCCGGATTTCCTGGCGCTGAAAGAAACCCGCCGTTCGCTGACCGACCGCATCCTGGCGATGCATCAGTATGTGATCAGCGATTCCACGTCGCTTTGGCGCACGGAGGACTTTAACGGCATGAAAATAGGCGCCCAGGCATATCTCGGCGGCGTATACGGCTCGGAGAAAGATGCCATGAAGAATTCTGATTACGGCGCGATGTGGATGCTGGCTTCCATTACGAACGACCCGGTATTAAAAGAAACACGGCTACCCTTCGCCCGTAATTTTAAACTGCAGCAGCAGACCACTACAGGGGGATTCTTCCGCGGCGCTGCTGCGGGACAATACTACCTGTCGAAAAGCAAGCGGTTCACGGAAGAATGGGGGCCTTACGTGGAGCCCATCGGCACCACCTATTACGTGCTGATGGATGCGGGGAATATCCTGCTCTTCAATCCCGCCGATACGGCCATGAAACATGTATTGACGGCGGCGGCAGATCGTTTGCTGGGCTGGATGGGCAGCAGCGGTAACTGGCAGGTGGCATACGACCATGCCACGCAGGCGCCGATGTTCCGCGAAGTGGAAGACCTCCGGCCTACGTTCTACGGGTTGCTGATTGCTTACAAAATATTAAAACAGCCTAAATACCTTGCGGCTGCGAAAAAGGGCGCCGATTGGTACATACAGCATGCGGTGGATAAGGGGAGTTTCCTGGGCGTGTGCGGCGATACCCGGTTTGTGCCGGACTTCGCCACCGGCCAGAGTGTTCAGGCATTGCTTGAATTGTTTGAACTGACAGGACAGGAAAAATACCGCGCCGCCGCTATTAAAACCGCCAGGTTTTACACCACGTCCGTGTACACGCATCCCATTCCCGACAATGCCGTCAAAACGGTGAACGGCGTGGAAAGAAAAGACTGGGAGATCAGCCAGGCCGGCCTCAGTTTCGAACACGGCGGCACCTTTGGCAGCGCCAATAAACGCGGCCCTATTCTGCTGGCGAGCCATGCCGGCTTGTTTGTGCGCATGTTCACAATCACGAAAGATTCGCTCTTCCTGCATATGGCGCGTGCCGCGGCGCTGGGCCGCGATGCATTCGTAGACCCCGCCACCGGTGTGGCGTCTTATTATTGGGATGTGATGAACAAAGGCGCCGGTCCATACCCCCATCATGCCTGGTGGCAGATCGGGTGGATTACGGATTACCTGCTGGCCGAAGCGGAATTGCGCTCCGGCGGTAAGGTGAAATTTCCGCGTGGTTTCATCACGCCGAAAGTAGGCCCGCACCAGTCGTACGGCTTTGCGCCGGGCATGGTGAACGGCACGCCCGCGCAGTTGATGCTCCGGCAGGGACTGCTGCAGACGGATTCGCCTTACCTCGATTATTACTGCGCTATCAGCGAAAAACAGAAAAAGCTATTCTTCATACTCCTGAATAACCACCACCAGGCGCTGCGCACTACCGTGAAAGCTCATTACGCCGCTGTTCCGGTAACACCCGCAAACGCTGCAACGGACATCGCGGTGCACATCAAACCCTATGGTATACAGGTTGTTGAAATAAATCTCCGGTAA